TTCCCTTGCGCGGTGCCGTAGGTGCCATCCTTGCCGAAGGTGGCGATGGCGGTGCCTTTTTCGAGGGGCGGATCGCCGGGACCCTTGATGCTGGTGCCGGCCCGCCATTCGGCGGTATTGCCGATCTCCGGAATGGCCTTCTTGACCAGGGCGACGCATTCGCGATCGCTTTGCGGACCCGGCGCGGTCCTGCCTTCGATGTCTTTCCGGAAGACGTCGATGTCGGCCCGGACGTGGGGCCGGTCGGAGGAGGGCGCCGGAGCGTCGGGAGAGCCGGCGGTGGGGGGTTCGGTGGTGGGCGGTTCGGTGACCCAACTTGAACAGTGGAGGGGCGTTTTGGGAGAGGCCCCTATTGAAAATATTGGGTTTTTTGGCCTGAAATCCGGACCTGGCGAAAAATGTAGTGGAACATTTTCTCTGTCGTTG
This sequence is a window from Magnetospirillum sp. WYHS-4. Protein-coding genes within it:
- a CDS encoding BPSL0067 family protein is translated as NDRENVPLHFSPGPDFRPKNPIFSIGASPKTPLHCSSWVTEPPTTEPPTAGSPDAPAPSSDRPHVRADIDVFRKDIEGRTAPGPQSDRECVALVKKAIPEIGNTAEWRAGTSIKGPGDPPLEKGTAIATFGKDGTYGTAQGKHAALYLRDEERNGEKGIVVLDQWAERNADPATGQRRRLPKSASERFIPYAGHGGINDAFSYSVIRRGGTR